The Echinicola jeungdonensis genome segment AGGGGTTGCGCTCGTTGCGGGACTTAACCCAACACCTCACGGCACGAGCTGACGACAGCCATGCAGCACCTTGCTTCGTGTCCCGAAGGAAATATAGATCTCTCTATACGTCACTCGCATTCTAGCCCAGGTAAGGTTCCTCGCGTATCATCGAATTAAACCACATGCTCCACCGCTTGTGCGGACCCCCGTCAATTCCTTTGAGTTTCACCCTTGCGGGCGTACTCCCCAGGTGGATCACTTAACGCTTTCGCTTGGCCACTACACCCGAAGGCATAACAGCGAGTGATCATCGTTTACGGCGTGGACTACCAGGGTATCTAATCCTGTTCGCTACCCACGCTTTCGTGCCTCAGCGTCAGTTGCCGATCAGTACAATGCCTTCGCTATCGGTGTTCCTTATGGTATCTATGCATTTCACCGCTACACCATAAATTCCATGTACCCCATCGGCACTCAAGCCAAACAGTATCAACGGCAATTTTACGGTTAAGCCGTAAACTTTCACCGCTGACTTATCTGGCCGCCTACGCACCCTTTAAACCCAATAAATCCGGACAACGCTTGCACCCTCCGTATTACCGCGGCTGCTGGCACGGAGTTAGCCGGTGCTTATTCATCTGGTACCGGCAATGTCCCACGCATGGGCCTTTTCTTCCCAGATAAAAGCAGTTTACAACCCAGAAGGCCGTCTTCCTGCACGCGGCATGGCTGGTTCAGGCTCTCGCCCATTGACCAATATTCCCTACTGCTGCCTCCCGTAGGAGTCTGGCCCGTATCTCAGTGCCAGTGTGGGGGACCTTCCTCTCAGAACCCCTAAGGATCGTCGCCTTGGTACGCCGTTACCGCACCAACTAGCTAATCCTACGCATGCCCATCTTCCACCGATAAATCTTTAATATAAATAACCATGCGGCCTCTATATTTCATGGGGTATTAATCCGGGTTTCCCCGGGCTATCCCCCTGTGGAAGGCAGGTTGCATACGCGTTACGCACCCGTGCGCCACTCTCAATCTACCCGAAAGTAAATCTACCGTTCGACTTGCATGTATTAGGCCTGCCGCTAGCGTTCATCCTGAGCCAGGATCAAACTCTCCATTGTAAATTATTATTGACGTGCCAATGCATTAACATTGGCTACCTTTTTGTCTTGCTTTTGCGTGCTTGCTATCTTAGTTGAGTATCTCAACTTCGTCTTACAGTACTTCAATGAACTTTTCCGCCCGTTTAATCCGGGCTTTCGTTATCTTTTTCCGGAACATAAATCCCGAAGATATTTTTTTCCTGAACACCCTTCCGGTGTCTTTTCCCTTTTCGCTCTGCAAAACTCCGAAAAAGAATTTTGTTTTGCAAGTGGTTGTTGGAATTATTTTTTCGCCTTAAATTTTAAGGAAAAACAAAATTTTATTTCAAAAGGTAGACTCTACTTTTTTAGAGCCAGGTCTGCAAAGGTAAGCGCTTTTTATTTCTAAAAAAAAGATTTTTTAAGAAATTTTTCTGCACTTCACTTTAACTCAAGCCCCTTATCCACACTTTCTTTTTGCTTCTTATCTTTCAATCTTCCGATTTTCATCGGCCCCTTTCTTGCAAGGGGATGACAAAGGTACGAAGCTTTTTTTAGTACGCAAGAGGGCACCCAAAAATTAGCCGTGTATAAATCTTAATTACCTGATTTCCTGATTCAAAAACTTTCAAAAAAATGCCCCCCTATTTCAATACCTTTCGGTAAATAGGGAAACTTTGTCCTCCAATTAATTGGGGAAATGTAATAGTCTCCATAGGAAAATCCATTGAACTTCTTCTAAATCAATTATATAAATAGAAAAATTAAACATGTTGATCAATTAATATGGGGTTCCCATCTGGATCGAAAACCATAAAGCTCCCTGGCCCTGAATTATTTTCCTCCACTTCGGGTTCAATTTTCAGCCCTTTACTTTTCAATCGTTTCTGGATATCTCGGACATCATCAAAATTTTCCAACTTATGGGCATTTTCATCCCATCCAGGGTTAAATGTCAAAATGTTCTTTTCAAACATCCTTTGAAAGAGCCCAATTATGGCACTATCATTTTTCATAATCAGGTAATTTTGGGACATATCGCCACCAAAAACAGTAAAACCCAATTTTTCATAAAAGGATTTTGATGCTTTCAGGTCTTTGACATTAAGACTCACAGAAAAAACGCCAAGTTTCATGAGACTTTTATTTTAAGCCATAAAGATTTATTTCCTGCCAAACCAAGCAGGGCTAGAATATACCATCACAGTTTTCCTGGGAATTAATAGGAATAATTTAAAACAATTTTCCAGCATTTAAAAGCACCTTTTCCCATCCGCGAAATAAAATATTATTTGGTTTTCACTATATGAGACCTCAGTTCTCCAATCATTTGCGCTATATCCTCCAAAGTTGTTGGTTGGGTTTTGTCTTTGGGGTTAGGAAAATCGGTACTAATAAATGCTTTGGCCTCCCAAATTTCCTGGACATCAGTCCCTAAAACTTCATAAGGCTTATACAAGTCATTGTCGGACACCAAAAATAATTTTCCATTTTCCTCCAGATAATTAAATACTCTTTTATAAACCACACCTTCTGATTCTGTGATTAGTATATAAGTCTTTCCGCTTTTGATATCGGACAATTGCTCCACGTAAGCCCCAATTACTATGGTTCCTGATACCAGTGGCAACATACTGTCACCGTTGATTTCAAAAGCCCGGTAAGTGGCATTTTTGGACAAATTGGGCAAATGAAAAGAAGGTAACTTTTGCATGTATTCTGGATCTGCAAAACCATTGAGGTAACCAGCAGATGCTTTATGCTCCACCATGGTTATATTCTCATTTTCCTCCTGATCCAGAGAAACGGTGAGGATCTTAATATCCTTTTTTTGGGTGGCCTTCCTTCCTTTTGACTGTATATCATGTTGGAGCAATTCATCCAGGGAAACTGAAAAAATTTCAGATAAAATCTTTAAAGTGGACAACTTCGGTTCCGATCGGTTATCTTCATAAGCAGAAATCATTGTCCTTTTGATACCCAAACGCTCAGCCAACATCTCCTGGGTCATGGATTTTGATTTACGAAGGTATTTTAAATTTTTCCCCAATAACATATCGATTTTGTTTAGGCACTGTAGAGATAAAAATTGTGGTCATCTTGCCAGGTATTTTTAAATGAAAAACGGTGAAGATCTATTGTTGATTTCTCCATCATTTCCATTCTTTCCCTTATTTCAGCTATTACCTCCCCTACAAGTCGGTTACCCTTAACTAATAAATAACCATACCTGGGACGCATTTCATCCTCTACAAAAAATTTCACCTGGTGATTTCCAGAGGCCAATTGTTTACTAACGATTCTAATTTTTGGTGCCTTTTCCATAAACATTGCTATTTTTATAAACTTTGATGTTACTAAAGTAACAATGTTTACCAAACAAACAAAAACAGGATCATAAAACAAACATTTTTACGACACAAATTGTCTCAAAAAAAACAAAACTACTTATTTAACCAGCTTTCACCCAAAGGATCATTATTATTTTTCTACCACAAATCAGCCTATTTCCCCATTAATCCAAAACCATCCTCCAACCTAAACCTTTACCCCCTAATATTGGTTGGTTATTTTATAAACCAATATTCAGGATGAAGCAAGTAAACTTAATTATTTTAATTTTGGCTTTTATTTTTCCCAGCTTAGGGTTTGCCCAACAAGTTCAACTTGATGGCAAAATCATTGATGGGGAAACAAAAGAACCATTACTTTTTGCCCAAGTAGCGCTTTTTAGGGTAGATGAAGAAAAGAGCGTGGCTTTTACCCAAACAGATGAAAAGGGAACCTTCATCCTAAAAGCCCCAAAGGGTAATTATGATTTAAGATTTTATTTGGTAGGCTACCAAAATAAATTGATTCCCAATATTTCTCTTGATAATAACAAGAACCTAGGTAATGTGACTCTAACATCCGAAAATCAGGATTTGGAAGCAGTAGTGGTCCAATCCCAAAGTATTCCCATGCGAACAGATGTAGAAGGAATCGTCATCAATCCCAGTAACAACCTTTCTAATATGGGAGGTACACTTTTGGACATATTGCGTAATACACCCTCCGTTACGGTTTCCGATGATGGTTCCATTTCATTAAGGGGAAGTTCCGGCACCAATATTTTGATCAATGGGCGAAACTCTTCATTAACACAAAATCTGGATCAACTTCCGGCCAGTGCCATTGATCAAATTAAGATTATTAATAATCCGAATGCGCGTTATGATGCTGAGGCTGAAGGGGGCGTAATCAATATTATCCTAAAAAGAGGGGATGACCTGGGAACACATGGGGGGGTGGAATTGACTTATGGCACCAGAAACCGGCTTAATACAGGTGCAAGAATCAACCATCGTTCCTCAGCATTTAATATATATGGCGGTTATAATTTTAGAAACTGGAAAAGGATAGGCCAAAGTGAAACCAGAAGGGAAATTTTTGCGGACGAAGAAACCCTCTTTCAAGAGGGGGACTACAGAGAAACAAGTAATGACCACAACTTTAACTTTGGGGGAGATTATTTCTTTGGTAAGAATATCATTAGCTATGAGGGCGTTTTCAATACTGGTCACGAAGTAGAAAACAACCAGGTGTACTCCAGGTTAGAAGACAATAACACTCAGGACATTGAGTTGGAGTATGTAAGGGGAAATATTGAATCTGAGGATGATAAAGGAATTGACAATGCCCTGATTTATGAAAGGACATTTGAGGATAAGGACCGGAAATTTAGGGTAAATCTCAGCAATTCCTACCGAAACCAGTACCAAACCCAGGAAATTGATATTTACAGAAATGCCTCGGAAGCTTTACCTGAAAATTTAAATGGCCAACAAAAAGCATCGACTGATGAAAAAAGGTACACAACTGTTATTCAGGCCGATTATATTCACCCTTTCAATGAAAATTCAAAATTTGAATCGGGACTTAAAACTACTTTGAGGAAATTCGATAATGACTATAAGTTTTATCAATTAGAAAATGGTGCATTCCAGGAAGATTCGGATGTCAGCAACCATTTCCTTTACGAGGATCAAATTTATGCGGCATATTTTATTTACTCCAGAAGTTCTGAAAAGTTTGATATCTCGGTAGGGACCCGGGCAGAACAGACCATAGTCAACAGCCTGCTATACAATACCAATGAGGAAAACAACCAAAAATATCTAAACCTGTTCCCCAGTTTGCAGGCCCTATACAAATTAGATAAAAAGAATTCCATAAAATTCACCTATAGCAGGAGAATTGACCGGCCAACCGCATGGAGATTGAATCCATTTCCGGATATTACCGACTCCCTGAATGTAAGACGCGGGAACCCCAATCTTCAACCTGAATTGATTCATTCCATGGAATTGGGCCATATGGTCAATTTTGAAAAATCCAGCTTGACCACCAATATATTTTACAGGCATGTGGACGGGCAATTGGATTATATAGCCATGATTGAGGATGGAATTACCTACAGGCAGCCCGATAACCTAAATACAGCCCAAGCTTTTGGATTGGAGCTAATTGGGCTTGCTGACCTGACTGAGTGGTGGAGTATTAATGGAAGTGTTTCGCTTTTCCAGATCAAAGTGGATGGGTCAAATCTCGGGGAAGAATTTGTAAACAATGGCTTTTCCTGGAACAGCAAATTGACCAGTGATTTCAAATTGCCTTATGATATTAGCCTCCAATGGGTTGGAAATTATGAATCCCCGGAAATTGAAGCCCAGGGTAGAGACCTGGCCAGGTACAATGTGGATGCCAGTTTGAAAAGAGGCTTTTTTGATAAAAAAGGAATGCTTTCTTTGAGTTTGAGAGATGTTTTCAATACCCGACAATTTGCAGGGTACAATGAATCCAGCACCTTTTCCCAGGAATTTGTTTACAAAAGGGAAAGCAGGATTTTATTGCTCAGTGCCCGGTATAATTTTTAAACAAACAATGCCTCTTTTTCCATTTTCAATTTCTAAAAAGATAAATAGTTAATAAAAAAGCCCCCATTTTTGGGGGTTTTTTTTTAACTATTTGATTAACCATTAAACTTTCCTTTTAGCATGGCCAATTTGGCGGCTAAATCTCCTTCTGGTTCCTTTTCCCTTGCTTTTCTTTTGCCCTGTGGTTTTCCTTTTCCTCTTCAGCAAAAGGATCTGATTTCATACTCAAACCAATCCTTTTTCGATTCAAATCCACATCAACAACGGTAACTTCCACTTTTTGATTTACGGTCACCACTTCGTTGGGATCGGACACATAGCGGTCTGCCAAATGGCTCAAATGCACCAACCCATCCTGATGAACTCCAACATCTACAAAAGCTCCAAAATGGTGATATTGGTTATAATACCCGGAAGTTTCATACCAACTTTCAGGTCCTTCATTTCATTGACCCCTTCCTGGAAGCTGAATACCTCAAAAGTTTCCCTTGGATCTCTTCCCGGTTTGGCTAATTCCTCCATAATATCCTGGAGAGTAGGCAATCCTACGGAATCAGTAACATAATTTTTCAGGCTGATTTTACCCCGCAATTCCTGGCTTTTTATCAAATCCGCAACTTCTGCCTGGATATCCTTGGCCATTTTTTGAACCAGCTCGTATCTTTCCGGGTGGACAGCACTTCGGTCCAATGGATTTTCCGCATTTTGGATTCTTAGGAAACCTGCTGCTTGCTCATAGGCCTTTTCTCCCAGCCTGGGGACTTTTTTGATTTCCTCCCTACTTTTGAATGGTCCATTTTCATTTCTGTAATTGACAATATTCTGGGCCAAAGATGGCCCCAAACCGGATACGTATGTCAACAGCTGCTTAGAAGCAGTATTGACCTCCACTCCTACTCCATTCACACAACTCATCACTGTGTCATCCAAGGAATTCTTCAAAGCCGTCTGATCTACATCATGCTGATACTGCCCTACCCCGATTGACTTGGGGTCAATTTTCACCAGCTCCGCCAATGGGTCCATCAACTTCTACCAATGGAAACTGCACCTCTTACGGTCAAATCATGATCAGGAAATTCTTCCCTGGCCACTTCTGATGCAGAATAAATGGAGGCTCCGCTTTCATTGACCATTACCACCAGGACTTCTTTTGGAAGGCCCAGTGATTTAATAAACTGCTCTGTTTCCCGGCCGGCGGTTCCATTTCCAATGGCAATGGCATTAACCTGGTGTTTTTCCACCAAATGCTTAACCAATGCTCCGGATTCAGCCACTTTCCTTTGGGGTTCATGTGGAAAAATGGCGTCATAATGCAGCAATTGTCCTTGTGGCCCCAAACAAACCAATTTACAGCCTGTCCTAAACCCTGGATCAATGGCCATCACTGATTTTTCTCCCAATGGAGCCCCTAACAATAGTTGGCGAAGATTCTCAGTAAATACTTTGATGGCTTCCTCGTCTGCTTTCTTTTTGGTATAAAGGCGGACTTCGGTCTCCATTGAAGGTTTCAACAACCTTTTATAGCAATCTTTTATGGACAATTTCACTTGTTCTGTACAGGTATTGTTTCCTTTGACCACTAATCCTTCCATCAAAGCCAAAGCATCCACTTCTTCTGGACAACTGTCCAACATCAGGAACAATTCTTTTTCTCCCCTTCTCATAGCCAAAACCCTGTGGGATGGCGCAGTTTTAATATCCTCTGACCAGTCAAAATAATCTTTATATTTAATGGCCTCCTCTTCCTTTCCGGGAATTACTTTGGAAACAAACTTTCCTTCCTCAATGAAAAGATCCCTCATCTTTTTCCTTAACTCCGCATTTTCATTGATCCATTCTGCAATAATATCCCTTGCCCCTTGCAAGGCGGCCTCCGCATCAGGCACCTCTTTTTCTTCATCCACAAATGCATCGGCCTCTTTTTGTAAATCAATTGGTTCCTGCTCAAATATTTTTTCAGCTAAAGGTTCCAGGCCTTTTTCCCTGGCAATAGTGGCTTTGGTCCTTCTTTTTGGTTTATAAGGCAAATAAAGATCTTCCAAAGCAGCCATGGTTTCAGCCGCATTGATCTTATCCTCCAACTCCGGAGTCAGTTTTTCCTGGTCCTTGATGGATTTTAGGATCGCTTCCCTCCTTTTATCTAGGTCCCTTAATTGTTGTACTCGGTCCCTTATGGCAGCTACCTGCACTTCATCCAAGGAACCAGTAACTTCTTTCCGGTACCGGGATATAAAAGGAACAGTTGCCCCACCATCCAACAACTCAATGGTATCAGACACTTGTTTTTGCCTGACATTCAGCTCTTCAGCTATTTTTAAATAATGATTGATATTCATAAACTTTAAATAAGGACTTCTAAAATCAGATTTGCAATTTAAAGTTTATCGTACAGTTTTCTGAAAGGATTTTGATTTTATTGTAACCATTGTCACTAAGGTTTTGTAAATCAAAATATAACTTTGATATCTCAAAAGGAGCATAAAAAAGTTCAAAGGGTAAACTGCTCAAATATGGTAAATTGGAAAAAGGAATTAAAAAGTTGGGGTATAATGTTGGGCATTCTTGGAATTTTGTATTTCACAGGATGGATTACCCCCATTGCAGGAACAATCCAATCGGTGATTTTGTCCACCGTCTTTTTAACCCAGATACTGATAAAAATGAAAAGGCCAATCACGGTTTCATTTATCAAGGCCAACTCAAAGATAGGAATGGAAAACTCATTGATTTAAAGGATTATAAAGGAAAGACCTTATTTATAAATCTTTGGGCAACTTGGTGTGCTCCCTGCCGGGCTGAAATGCCCCATATTGCTTCCCTTTATGAAAAGGTAAAAGACCAAGAAAATTTAGAATTTTTGATGTTGGCTTTGGATGATGATTTCAATAAGAGCGAAAAATATGTGGATGCTGAGGGTTTCGGCTTTCCAGTTTTCCAGGCAATTGGTAGGATATCCCCATCATTACATAGTCAATCCATTCCCACCACCCTCGTGGTCAATAAGGAAGGAAAGATTGTTTTTTTACAGGGAAGGCATGAGTAATTTTGATACCGTGGAATTCAGGGAGTTTTTGACCAAGCTTTAAATTGTAAGCCCACCAGGGTCCGACAAACACCTAAGCCACGGATCAATGTTGAATTTTCATCTTCACCTAAATTTTTGACTATCGGTAAAAAATTAAACGGCTTAAATTAAAAAAGCCCCCATTCCAAAGAAATGGGGGCAATTAACCGATTAACCTTATTCTATCAACATGGCTTCTTCGACTTTTTTCTTTTGATCAACTGCTTCAATTTTAATCGTTTTTTCGTCCATATTTTCTTTGGCCATTGAATGGCCATCGTGATTA includes the following:
- a CDS encoding VOC family protein; the encoded protein is MKLGVFSVSLNVKDLKASKSFYEKLGFTVFGGDMSQNYLIMKNDSAIIGLFQRMFEKNILTFNPGWDENAHKLENFDDVRDIQKRLKSKGLKIEPEVEENNSGPGSFMVFDPDGNPILIDQHV
- a CDS encoding XRE family transcriptional regulator, which translates into the protein MLLGKNLKYLRKSKSMTQEMLAERLGIKRTMISAYEDNRSEPKLSTLKILSEIFSVSLDELLQHDIQSKGRKATQKKDIKILTVSLDQEENENITMVEHKASAGYLNGFADPEYMQKLPSFHLPNLSKNATYRAFEINGDSMLPLVSGTIVIGAYVEQLSDIKSGKTYILITESEGVVYKRVFNYLEENGKLFLVSDNDLYKPYEVLGTDVQEIWEAKAFISTDFPNPKDKTQPTTLEDIAQMIGELRSHIVKTK
- a CDS encoding TonB-dependent receptor domain-containing protein, with the translated sequence MKQVNLIILILAFIFPSLGFAQQVQLDGKIIDGETKEPLLFAQVALFRVDEEKSVAFTQTDEKGTFILKAPKGNYDLRFYLVGYQNKLIPNISLDNNKNLGNVTLTSENQDLEAVVVQSQSIPMRTDVEGIVINPSNNLSNMGGTLLDILRNTPSVTVSDDGSISLRGSSGTNILINGRNSSLTQNLDQLPASAIDQIKIINNPNARYDAEAEGGVINIILKRGDDLGTHGGVELTYGTRNRLNTGARINHRSSAFNIYGGYNFRNWKRIGQSETRREIFADEETLFQEGDYRETSNDHNFNFGGDYFFGKNIISYEGVFNTGHEVENNQVYSRLEDNNTQDIELEYVRGNIESEDDKGIDNALIYERTFEDKDRKFRVNLSNSYRNQYQTQEIDIYRNASEALPENLNGQQKASTDEKRYTTVIQADYIHPFNENSKFESGLKTTLRKFDNDYKFYQLENGAFQEDSDVSNHFLYEDQIYAAYFIYSRSSEKFDISVGTRAEQTIVNSLLYNTNEENNQKYLNLFPSLQALYKLDKKNSIKFTYSRRIDRPTAWRLNPFPDITDSLNVRRGNPNLQPELIHSMELGHMVNFEKSSLTTNIFYRHVDGQLDYIAMIEDGITYRQPDNLNTAQAFGLELIGLADLTEWWSINGSVSLFQIKVDGSNLGEEFVNNGFSWNSKLTSDFKLPYDISLQWVGNYESPEIEAQGRDLARYNVDASLKRGFFDKKGMLSLSLRDVFNTRQFAGYNESSTFSQEFVYKRESRILLLSARYNF
- a CDS encoding TlpA family protein disulfide reductase; translation: MEKGIKKLGYNVGHSWNFVFHRMDYPHCRNNPIGDFVHRLFNPDTDKNEKANHGFIYQGQLKDRNGKLIDLKDYKGKTLFINLWATWCAPCRAEMPHIASLYEKVKDQENLEFLMLALDDDFNKSEKYVDAEGFGFPVFQAIGRISPSLHSQSIPTTLVVNKEGKIVFLQGRHE